A genomic stretch from Verrucomicrobiota bacterium includes:
- a CDS encoding methyl-accepting chemotaxis protein: MLTEEKEISDSSAKARAGKRRNVDASPGRISVLASLMEKQINGSIKAIGNINLQTKLLATNGQVEASRSGENGRAFSVIAEEMISLAGKTSQVAHGLISETKAALSELLEISDELGKSVLGTRLSDLALNNIDLVDRNLYERTCDVRWWATDSSVVTAAASGQPDDCNYASRRMGVILDAYTVYYDLVLCDTKGNVIANGRPNEYDSVRKNQADAEWFQAVINSISGNEYGFQSVHSSELVNGENVLIYSCSVREGGEATGRIVGVLGILFRYDDLAQVIVKNTSLTEEEKKITRVCFTNGDRLVIADTQDRILEDTVDFEGVVKMLNSSKSYQIAKVRGKDCIVAHAKAPGFETYTTGWHSFIIQQIEV; encoded by the coding sequence ATGTTAACTGAAGAGAAGGAAATTAGTGATAGTAGTGCAAAAGCCAGGGCTGGAAAAAGGCGAAATGTCGATGCAAGTCCCGGCCGTATTTCAGTTTTAGCAAGCCTGATGGAGAAACAGATCAATGGCTCGATTAAAGCCATTGGCAATATTAATTTACAAACAAAATTGTTGGCCACAAACGGGCAAGTGGAAGCATCTCGGTCAGGGGAAAATGGTAGGGCTTTTTCTGTTATAGCAGAAGAAATGATTAGCTTAGCTGGAAAAACCTCACAAGTGGCACATGGCCTTATTTCAGAGACCAAAGCGGCTCTTAGTGAATTACTAGAGATTAGTGATGAATTAGGGAAGAGTGTTTTAGGAACGCGTTTGTCTGACTTGGCCTTGAATAACATTGATTTGGTAGACCGTAATCTTTACGAGAGGACTTGTGATGTGCGATGGTGGGCTACTGATAGCAGTGTGGTAACTGCGGCTGCAAGCGGTCAACCAGATGATTGTAACTATGCAAGCCGCCGTATGGGAGTGATTCTAGATGCTTACACAGTCTACTATGATCTTGTATTATGTGACACAAAAGGAAACGTCATAGCTAATGGGAGACCTAATGAATATGATTCTGTAAGAAAGAACCAAGCTGATGCAGAATGGTTTCAAGCAGTGATTAATTCTATCAGTGGAAATGAATATGGATTCCAATCGGTCCATTCTTCTGAGCTAGTCAATGGTGAAAATGTATTAATTTATTCCTGTAGCGTTAGGGAAGGCGGAGAAGCTACTGGTAGAATCGTAGGTGTCTTGGGAATTTTATTTAGATATGATGACCTAGCTCAAGTCATCGTCAAAAATACCTCACTAACAGAAGAAGAGAAAAAAATAACAAGAGTATGTTTTACCAATGGTGATAGGTTGGTTATAGCAGACACGCAGGACCGTATCCTGGAAGATACTGTTGACTTTGAGGGAGTTGTCAAAATGCTAAATTCATCAAAAAGTTATCAGATTGCTAAAGTTAGAGGTAAGGATTGTATCGTTGCCCATGCAAAAGCACCTGGCTTCGAAACTTATACCACAGGCTGGCACTCCTTTATCATTCAACAGATTGAAGTATAA